A window of Leptotrichia wadei contains these coding sequences:
- the argJ gene encoding bifunctional glutamate N-acetyltransferase/amino-acid acetyltransferase ArgJ: MKIIENGTITDVKGIKATGISAKLKKSEKKDMALIYSEEKAVSAAVFTKNLAKAAPIILDIKHIKNENTQAIVVNSGNANSCTGDTGLANAKKMTELVANKLGLKAEEVLVQSTGIIGVQLDMEKIENGIEKVVENLSENGGIDAATAIMTTDTFVKQICLEIEIAGKKAKVAGMCKGSGMIHPNMATMLSFTVTDVNIEKSLLQKMFSEIADNTFNMISIDGDTSTNDMACVLANGLAGNEKIVDENSVGYDEFKKALYKVNEELAKLIAKDGEGATKLIQVTTNGAKTLEDAKKVSKSVITSSLFKAAVFGGDPNWGRILCAVGYSEADLMIDKVNIFLKTGNDIVQVAKNGMAQDFDVPKAEKILKAETVEIIIELNDGQFEATAWGCDLSYDYVKINAEYHT, encoded by the coding sequence ATGAAAATAATAGAAAATGGTACGATTACTGATGTTAAAGGGATTAAAGCGACTGGAATATCGGCAAAATTGAAAAAAAGTGAAAAAAAAGATATGGCTTTGATTTATAGTGAGGAAAAGGCGGTTTCAGCTGCAGTTTTTACAAAAAATTTGGCAAAAGCTGCACCAATTATTTTGGATATCAAACATATAAAAAATGAGAATACACAGGCGATTGTGGTAAATAGTGGGAATGCAAATTCTTGCACGGGGGATACTGGACTTGCGAATGCTAAAAAGATGACTGAGCTAGTTGCGAATAAATTGGGACTTAAAGCTGAGGAAGTTTTGGTCCAGTCAACTGGGATTATTGGAGTTCAGCTTGATATGGAAAAAATTGAGAACGGGATTGAGAAAGTTGTGGAAAACTTATCAGAAAATGGCGGAATTGATGCGGCTACTGCGATTATGACTACTGACACCTTTGTTAAACAAATTTGCTTGGAAATTGAGATTGCTGGAAAAAAAGCTAAAGTGGCTGGAATGTGTAAAGGTTCTGGAATGATTCATCCGAATATGGCGACAATGCTTTCATTTACTGTAACTGATGTGAATATTGAAAAATCACTGTTGCAAAAAATGTTTTCTGAAATTGCTGATAACACTTTCAATATGATTTCAATCGATGGAGATACGAGCACAAACGATATGGCTTGTGTTTTAGCGAATGGACTTGCAGGGAATGAAAAAATTGTTGATGAAAATTCGGTTGGATATGATGAGTTTAAAAAGGCGTTATATAAAGTGAATGAAGAATTGGCTAAATTAATTGCGAAAGATGGAGAAGGTGCGACAAAATTGATTCAAGTTACAACAAATGGAGCGAAAACGCTGGAAGATGCGAAAAAAGTTTCAAAATCAGTTATCACTTCAAGTCTTTTCAAAGCGGCGGTTTTTGGTGGCGACCCAAATTGGGGAAGAATTTTGTGTGCGGTTGGATATTCAGAAGCTGATTTGATGATTGATAAGGTTAATATTTTCTTAAAAACTGGAAATGACATAGTTCAAGTTGCAAAAAATGGGATGGCACAGGATTTTGATGTTCCGAAAGCTGAGAAAATTTTGAAGGCTGAAACGGTTGAAATAATTATTGAATTAAATGATGGACAGTTTGAAGCGACTGCTTGGGGATGTGACTTGAGTTACGATTATGTGAAAATTAATGCGGAGTATCATACTTAA